One segment of Cutaneotrichosporon cavernicola HIS019 DNA, chromosome: 4 DNA contains the following:
- the ebp2 gene encoding uncharacterized protein (Eukaryotic rRNA processing protein EBP2), which yields MVTPKKTTRAVKGKGKGKAIPKAVEPTPSPSPQPELEEDDEDSDDDGVDEAGMQRLMELVGPEDLDEVERSQLGMDEDEDEDEDEDEGEGDEDAEEEEGDEDDDDVVIEEADADALAVDELGSDVSLDEDAVPARKVTTNNKPAMRILTDGIRMTDTEWPEHLIVQSKTVLDVDPNDDLKREMAFYKLALDAVPEARKLCSKYDILFSRPNDYYAEMVKSDEHMERVRTKLVEEAQGIKKSEEAKKQRDLKKYGKQIQVEKLKQRDADKKNFSDKVAGLKRKRKDGAEIGGGDDEFGIEIDDDDEPRRQGKGGKAGGKNKMPRSARDAKYSLGGGGKRSKQNTRESANDIPGWGGGEKKGKFGGKGGKGGEQGKTQRPGKARRHSRRK from the exons ATGGTCACTCCCAAGAAGACCACGCGCGCAGTaaagggcaagggcaagggcaaggcgatCCCCAAGGCCGTTGAGCCAACACCCTCCCCGTCGCCGCAGcccgagcttgaggaggacgacgaggactcggacgacgacggtgtcgacgaggcgggcaTGCAGCGCCTCATGGAGCTTGTCGGGCCCGAGGACCtggacgaggttgagaggtCCCAATTGGGaatggacgaggacgaggatgaggatgaggacgaagacgagggggagggtgacgaggacgcagaggaggaggaaggagatgAGGAC gacgacgacgtggtcATCGAAGAGGCGGATGCGGACGCGCTGGcagtcgacgagcttggtTCGGATGTGTcgctggacgaggacgccgtgCCTGCACGCAAGGTGACCACGAACAACAAGCCGGCGATGCGTATCCTGACCGACGGTATCCGGATGACGGACACCGAGTGGCCTGAACATCTGATCGTTCAGTCCAAGACGGTGTTGGACGTGGACCCGAACGATG ACCTGaagcgcgagatggcgtTCTACAAGCTGGCGCTGGACGCGGTgcccgaggcgcgcaagctgTGTTCCAAGTACGACATTCTTTTCTCGCGGCCAAACGACTACTACGCCGAGATGGTCAAGAGCGACGAGCACATGGAGCGTGTGCGgaccaagctcgtcgaggaggcgcagggTATCAAAAAGTCCGAGGAGGCAAAGAAGCAGCGCGACCTCAAGAAGTACGGCAAGCAGATCCaggtcgagaagctcaagcAGCGCGATGCGGACAAGAAGAACTTCAGCGACAAGGTTGCTGGtctcaagcgcaagcgcaaggacgGCGCCGAGATTGGTGGcggggacgacgagtttgggatcgagatcgacgacgacgacgagcccCGCCGTCagggcaagggcggcaaggcggGTGGCAAGAACAAGATGCCCCGTTCTGCGCGTGATGCCAAATACTCgctcggcggtggcggcaagCGCTCGAAGCAGAACACGCGCGAGAGCGCCAACGACATTCctgggtggggtggtggcgagaagaagggcaagtTCGGTGGCAAGGGTGGCAAGGGCGGAGAGCAGGGCAAGACGCAGCGGCCT